One window of Bos indicus isolate NIAB-ARS_2022 breed Sahiwal x Tharparkar chromosome 18, NIAB-ARS_B.indTharparkar_mat_pri_1.0, whole genome shotgun sequence genomic DNA carries:
- the BBC3 gene encoding bcl-2-binding component 3: MARARQEGSSPEPVEGLARDGPRPFPLSRLVPSAVSCGLCEPGLPAAPAAPALLPAAYLCAPTAPPAVTAALGAPRWPGGPRSRPRGPRPDGPQPSLSPAEQHLESPVPSAPGALAGGPTQAAPGVRGEEEQWAREIGAQLRRMADDLNALYERRRQEERQRHRPSPWRVLYNLIMGLLPFPGGRGAPEVEPN; encoded by the exons ATGGCCCGAGCACGCCAGGAGGGCAGCTCCCCGGAGCCCGTAGAGGGCCTGGCCCGCGACGGCCCGCGCCCCTTCCCGCTCAGCCGCCTGGTGCCCTCGGCGGTGTCCTGCGGCCTCTGCGAACCCGGCCTGCCTgctgcccccgccgcccccgccctgcTGCCCGCCGCCTACCTCTGCGCCCCCACCGCCCCGCCCGCCGTCACCGCCGCCCTGGGGGCCCCCCGCTGGCCTGGGGGTCCCCGCAGCCGGCCCCGAGGCCCGCGACCCGACG GTCCTCAGCCTTCACTCTCGCCCGCGGAGCAGCACCTGGAATCACCAGTGCCCAGCGCCCCGGGGGCCCTGGCGGGCGGCCCCACCCAAGCGGCCCCGGGAGTCCGGGGGGAGGAGGAGCAGTGGGCCCGAGAGATCGGGGCCCAGCTGCGGCGGATGGCGGACGACCTCAACGCGCTATACGAGCGGCGG AGACAAGAGGAGCGGCAGCGACACCGCCCCTCACCCTGGAGGGTCCTGTACAATCTCATCATGGGACTCCTGCCCTTTCCCGGGGGCCGCGGAGCCCCCGAGGTGGAGCCCAATTAG